A genomic window from Pseudoalteromonas piratica includes:
- the mlaF gene encoding phospholipid ABC transporter ATP-binding protein MlaF, which yields MSQNLVEIKDVTFSRGDRIIYQNMSFSVPTGKITAIMGPSGIGKTTMLRLIGGQLKPDSGDILFANESIPNMSRSELYQARERMSMLFQSGALFTDMSVFDNIAFPLREHTKLSEEIIRIIVLMKLEAVGLRGARDLMPSELSGGMARRAALARAIALDPELIMYDEPFAGQDPISMGVLVKLIKSLNQTLNITSLVVTHDVAEVMSIADHVVILADKGVIGEGTPEQVSQSESPLVQQFLQGLSDGPVPFHFDAAPYNQDLLMGSERG from the coding sequence TTGTCGCAAAATTTAGTTGAAATAAAGGATGTTACCTTTTCTCGTGGCGATAGAATTATCTATCAAAACATGAGCTTTAGCGTCCCGACAGGAAAAATAACCGCCATAATGGGCCCAAGCGGTATTGGTAAAACAACCATGCTACGCTTAATTGGTGGACAACTAAAACCGGATTCTGGCGACATTCTTTTTGCTAACGAAAGCATTCCAAACATGTCACGCAGCGAGTTATATCAAGCGCGTGAGCGCATGAGTATGCTATTTCAAAGCGGTGCTTTGTTCACCGATATGAGCGTATTTGACAATATCGCTTTTCCGTTACGTGAACACACTAAACTATCCGAAGAGATTATTCGTATTATCGTGTTGATGAAGCTCGAAGCGGTTGGCTTGCGTGGCGCACGTGACCTGATGCCTTCTGAGCTGTCGGGTGGTATGGCTAGGCGTGCAGCATTGGCCCGTGCAATCGCACTCGACCCTGAACTAATCATGTATGACGAACCTTTCGCAGGACAAGACCCGATTTCAATGGGCGTGTTGGTTAAGCTAATAAAATCGCTAAACCAAACCCTTAATATTACGTCGCTTGTTGTGACGCACGATGTGGCAGAGGTTATGAGTATTGCCGATCACGTTGTGATATTGGCAGATAAGGGCGTAATTGGCGAAGGAACACCAGAGCAGGTATCTCAATCTGAATCGCCGTTAGTACAACAATTTTTACAGGGGCTATCTGATGGTCCTGTACCATTCCACTTTGATGCTGCGCCATACAATCAAGATTTATTAATGGGAAGCGAACGTGGTTAA